From one Drosophila subpulchrella strain 33 F10 #4 breed RU33 chromosome 3L, RU_Dsub_v1.1 Primary Assembly, whole genome shotgun sequence genomic stretch:
- the LOC119555484 gene encoding uncharacterized protein LOC119555484, translating to MSAPNLEELHDDCLYYIFQFLSTEERITFSQVCKRFRQFFINQCGSKYREYILDKDSTRIELIQFCTCREMVTSLTIDLDHFNTARCFRNYGCIASENCFGILCQTLAGMIGLEHLVVNQLVFLITPIVKPFDQILAAVRHLPQLTRLEVHAIDDCSLDRLSQLRHLENLQILVPKIPLATLVKSCKSNGNLSSLHLGYACVQKNLRDIVPYCKNLEVLKFGMSANSSEYLPLAMLPELRELSYFGIRRSGSFEPLLSALAAKSQLTHLSIDGGSLTLQEASQLVRIQSLRHCKCFCSTTECVEMLANLANLEELCLSMSCSLDISNSLLTIIANCKNLKLLRIAMGKVDTQVLDDAIRLENAKAKKNTKTPIVLEVDK from the exons ATGAGTGCACCAAATCTTGAAGAACTTCACGATGACTGCCTATACTATATATTCCAGTTTTTATCCACTGAAGAACGCATTACTTTTTCGCAAGTATGCAAGCGATTTCGTCAGTTTTTTATCAACCAGTGCGGTAGTAAATACCGCGAATATATTCTCGATAAAGACAGTACGAGAATAGAGCTAATACAATTTTGCACCTGTCGGGAGATGGTAACGTCCTTGACCATCGATCTGGATCACTTTAATACGGCCAGATGTTTTAGGAACTATGGATGTATAGCTTCTGAAAACTGCTTTGGAATTCTTTGCCAGACTTTGGCCGGCATGATTGGGTTAGAGCACTTGGTAGTGAATCAACTGGTCTTTCTCATTACACCCATTGTAAAGCCCTTCGATCAAATTCTGGCTGCCGTAAGACATTTGCCGCAACTGACAAGATTGGAAGTGCATGCTATAGATG ACTGCAGTTTGGATCGCCTGAGTCAGCTTCGTCACCTCGAAAATCTGCAGATCCTCGTACCGAAAATTCCACTAGCAACTCTTGTTAAGTCCTGCAAGTCCAATGGCAATCTTAGCAGCCTCCACCTCGGTTATGCATGTGTTCAGAAGAATTTGAGAGATATAGTGCCCTACTGCAAAAATCTGGAGGTTCTCAAGTTCGGGATGtccgcgaattcttcagagtACTTGCCACTGGCAATGCTTCCAGAACTCAGGGAGCTGTCGTACTTTGGAATCCGCCGAAGTGGCTCCTTTGAGCCTCTACTTTCTGCTCTGGCGGCCAAATCCCAGTTGACACACCTGTCCATAGACGGTGGAAGTCTTACTCTACAAGAGGCATCCCAGTTGGTCCGCATCCAGAGCTTAAGACACTGCAAATGCTTCTGCTCAACGACAGAGTGTGTGGAAATGCTGGCTAACCTGGCGAATCTGGAAGAACTATGTCTCTCGATGTCCTGTTCACTGGATATTTCCAATTCCCTACTGACAATTATTGCAAACTGTAAAAATCTCAAACTTCTTCGTATTGCGATGGGTAAAGTTGATACACAGGTTTTAGACGATGCCATAAGACTTGAAAACGctaaagcaaaaaaaaacactaagACTCCAATAGTCTTAGAGGTAGATAAATAG